One Takifugu flavidus isolate HTHZ2018 chromosome 3, ASM371156v2, whole genome shotgun sequence genomic window, ATCCCAGGGGaccaaccacccccccccccaaaaaagtcctCACCATCCAGCTTCTCGTCACCTGATTTCCCATTTAAGCAACAGAAGTAATAAAGCTAAAAAATGTGCACAAAAAAAGTCCTTTGAAGCTTTTGGGGTTGACTTTAAAGACGTTAGCTGACAGCTAAACGCCTTTGTTATCGGCTTCTTTTGAATTAAACCTGCCTCGCCCCCCCACTTAGAATTCTGGCAAACCGAATTAGCGTAAACCGCCggtgtcctcctgctgtgtgtTAGCGCGCGAAAACATCTGCACGTGCGCGTCCGCCGCTTCTACGTCCTGACAGCTGGAAGCCTGACGGCTGCAAAAATAACCCAGCGCTTTCCAATTTCGGCGTCTTTTGGAAGCGCTCCTTCCGTCTGTTGTGATCCGGCGCGCGTCCCCCCGGAACGCTCGGGGTCAGCGgcggccacttcctgtcacatggtCCCTTCATTGAGGTGCCAGAAAATGTTCCAAAACAAGCCCAAAAGTAGGACAGCGGAGTGGGAGCGGCGGGCGCTGTCATCTGTGACTATCCCACTAGGAGGCCCAACCTCAGCGCTGACAGCAGCTTTTGTTTCTCCCCCTCGTCTAATCTCGGAATTATCTccgtttcttttttctttttttggtctctgAGCCTCTGAAGATGGATTTCGCGAAGGTTTCTGGATGCTTCGGAACAGAATTAGGCCACCAGAGGTGTATAATTATCAGCAAGTCGAAGGCCTTCAGCTAAATACGCACTTTCTCAGCCATTTGTGTTTTAGATGTGGGAAAACAAGCCGCTATTTGAATAGTGTCTTGGTCAAACATGCACTCATGCTATGCAAACAATAGCTATGTAAACGCCGCTGTGGAGCTAAGCAAATTTATTATGCAACAacgttttttcccccacccAGACTCCGAAGCAGCTGACGTGGTTGAGCTTCGTTACTGTGCAGACACAAACTCAAACACTCGCGTCTCCGTGGCTGAGGCCCGTGCCGGTTCGCCCGGCGTCCGCTGGCGTGCGTCCTGCACCCAAACGGCCTCTCATGCAAACCTGACACCAGTCAAGTCAGCAGATGTCTCACTCTCAACTGGACAGCCAAACAACCCGCTGACTTAGCACCGTGTGGTTCGTTAGCGGGGCTAGCATGTTAAAAATGTAGCCCGACGTTCTTATACTTGTCTTAGCATTTGCATGATTTACTTAGTCATTTTTTTTGGTCTGTTTGCTGTCCTCCTTTCATAAATAGTGATGCCATTTAAAACCCTTTTCTGAGGCTGTTAGCCTGCTAGCTGCAGAGGAAGTTGCATCATTAGGAAAGTGGCAGCGTTCGAAAccccaacttgtgcttcaggtGTTGCCGTCCTTGCTAGTGACGGCATGAGCCCCCGAAGGTTGTTGGCCTTCAGCTAAATAACGATcggtctctctcccccccccccaccccagatcCCTGCCTGGCCGTGATGCCGCCGTGCATGAGCGAGGCCGACCGTTTCAGCCTGGAGGCGCTGCGGCACATCCACAAGCAGCTGGACGACGACAACGACGGCGGGATAGAGGTCAACGAAAGCGTGGAGGTGAGCTTCGGCGAAGGTTTAATTTTACCGAACGGCTTAAATTAGCTTCGATCctgaaatacattttgaaaaaaaagccTTCTGGGTCTAAATTATCTCTGGTTGAGCTGCTGACAGACACAAACGTCTCTGTTTCATACCTCAGATAAGGGATCTCTAAACGCCCCCGGTGGCCTCTTTAAGTCAGTGTCACATGATATCAAAGCGGGCATCAAAGGATCAAACGCAGTTTATGCTAGCTGCTCGCGTTTAGTGTCGGTGGGTATTTGGACCCGGTTCAGTTTGACTCTCCGAATTCTTCCCTCAGGCTGTTGATGTGCGATAGAGGAATCACACGGAAGTCTGAAACCATCGAGCCGTTTATCTTCAAAGCCCGACAACAACGCTGCACCTGTGTTGGCAGGTGAATAACCGCGCCTCGGCTCGCAGCTTCCAGCTAAAGACTTTACAAGTCTAACAAATCGCTCCTGGAAGCGGGGCGCTCCGGAAATGGGTTAGTGTAGCGTCTCTGGGCGGACCTGTCTCTGGTCGTGGGCTGGTGAGTCACATGATCCAGAGCCTTTAGGGTCAGAGGGGTCATTTTCAAAAGGCTCTGGTGGCCCTCGGCCCCGCTTGATCCGTGGACAGAAGCCCCCCCTTCCAGGTCTGTCTTTATAAGGACACTCTGCTTCTGTGGTGGCGGACGGACCCGTTTCCTAACTGCTCCAGGACCTGGGCCGTGTGACCGTCTGGGTGCAACACTGGAATTTCATGGGGAAGCGAACCCGTGTGGCCGTGAAAAGATCCGTCTGTCTTCGTGGGTTTTGGTTTCACTTTCACGCCGCTGCCGCGCGGAGCCTGTTGCGTAAGGAGAAACATAGACCCTCTGAGGAGGACTGTTCGGTACGGCTGAGGGACCCTTCTCAGATCGACTTTGACTATTTTGTCTGATTCCGTTCCTtaaaaagcctccagctgatccaaaaatTCTGCGGCTAGTGGGAATTAGCAAGCGAGATCGTATGTCTCCCAGGCGGCTTCTCATTGGATTAGACTTCAAGCACTTTGGCCCCGGGGGCCATAGAGACCCAAAAGTGTTGCCCCAGCAGAACGTTCCATGGTTCTTGCAGCAGAACGGGGGGCAGGGTCGTTAGCTACGAGTTAGCTACTCTGGATCGGCGGGATGAATGAGCTGTAATCTGACCCCGAGTGTGTCAAACGCTCTAAATTGCGCCGCCATTGCTCAGCTCCTGTCGGGAATAGTTTGGCTCCAATTTTCACCAGAGGGGGGGAAGCGGAGCCGAGTCGGCCATCTTCCCTCCGGTCTTCGGTGTCACCACATCCTCCCCGGCGCTACTGAGGTGGAGGGTGAAAAGCAGAGCCGTGACAGGACCTTGTCACCCGCCCGCCCCGATGCCACCTGGCTGAAATCGAACCCCTGGCACGCACACGACTAATTGGACGATGGTCGTACGTCTGCAGGGCTCTATTTACCGGCGGGTCCTGGCTAGCATGTAGCAGACGCTGTACAAGGACTGTACCGATCCGTTTCAGCCCAGTCCAGTAGGGGAGTAGCTAGAAATGCTACCACGAGTTCAGTGACTCCAGGAGACGTTGACGGACGCGTCACATCAGAGCTAACGCGGCGCGTCGGGAGAAAAAGGGTTTTTCATGTGGATGTTGGCAGCAGATTTAAAAGCAAACTGGTGCGTTTCAGAACCGGTTTGTGTGACGGGGGTAAAAGTTCACATCTGGCATGTTTATCTGCACGTTGCGACTTTtatcctgtttatttttttaaccgcTGTTGACACAACGTCTTGTGGTTGCGTGATATTTaaagcacacaggaagtgagttcTGTCATTGCAACAAGCTGCTTCTATTTATAGCTCAGGACCAGGAAGTCACTTTTCCACTGATTTACCTGTTTCCGGATTATCGGTGCTCTTGAGGTCCCCCTTCTGCCGGGGGCTCGTCGGGGTCCCGGCCGCGTGTTGCCCCACCTGAGCCCGTTTATTCTTGGCAACGAATATTTGTGAGTTCGGATCGGGGCTCCCAGGTCAGGATCGGGGCCCCTACAGTCGGACCCGGTGGACCAGTCCAAAGAGTGTCCCCTCTTTGTGCTCATCACACTGTAAATGAAGTAGCACAATCTGTAACCGATGCGGCCGAACGGAgagcagtgcatcatgggaaaagtCTGGAACAGGAGCCCGTTTCTGCCCAAACAGAGGAGTCTTTGTCTGCCCCGTCCCGGTGCCCCATTGTCCCCTGTCCGTGCTAGCCAGGCTAACGCTCGGATGCTGTCTCTTCTTCATTTACCCTCCTCGTGTCCACGTATTCGtcgggatggagggggggggttgcgtaAGCAGCTGAGGCTCCAGGAAGTTTTGTGCCGAGTGACATTTGCAGGCCATTTGTTTGGCTCCGCTAGCGCGCGCACTGTGGTCCCGCCGGTGACTCAGCCCGATTCTTTAGCCGGGTCCTCGGCGCCGACGTCAGCGGGGAGGctaatttgcatttgtgttgttgAGGAATCGAAGGAAGGCGGAAGAGAAGTTCAGACCTCGTGCTTTTCAGACCTTTTCAGTCGCGATTCGACAGGACGTTCGAGTAAAAACTCGATGCTGCCGAACAAATCGTTAAAACCGTGAAATAGGACGAGATGGCCGGAAAACCTCAGGTTACGCTAAAACTTTTTATAACGTTGATGGTTTTTACGCTGACACCCGTGATGTCGTGTGTGTGGGGCCCCAGATTCTTTGCTTCCTCTGTTAGCATAAGCAGGCTGTTAATGCTAGCGCCACAGAGGGCAAATTTCGCCTCCTCAAATGTCTCTTCTCATCCCTCATTATCAAAAAGTCCAATTTCACGGCATAAAAAACAGCTTCAGTGTGCTAATAATGTGAAAAATCGGTATCGGTTAAATCTGTTGAGAAGAAATGGTattagcctagcctagcatgAAAACAACGTTAACACAGTGAGATATTTTAGCCTGTGTAGAAGCAGTATCCCAAGTGAAGTGACAGCATAAACGGTTCCTCGGTTGCCGTTTAGCCAGCTAATGAGATTAGCTCTTGTCCTAGACCCAGCAGCGAGATCCACATGTAAATATTCCGGATTTATAGTTTTGCATGGGTAAACAAACGCGTTTGCATTTGTTAATAAGTCAAATTGAGTTCTGTAAGTTGGGCGGCGTAGCGTCCTTTAGCAGCGGAATGTTGGAGGCTAATAGCCTGAAGGGGAGAGCGAGCCGGTGCCAAGGTCACCCCGGGTTCCTGGCGCGGCcctttctcttgtttttctaaACGGCGCCAGTGTTTTGGCAGCTCTTCGGAAGGTTTCCTTGTTTGAGGTTCTTTCCCTTTAATCCCGTTACCAAATGAGTGAAACGCTCGCGCAGGTGGAAAGAGCCTCTTCTCAAAGTCCctaaaagggaagaaaagtgaGAAGAAAGCATGCGTGAGCTCCAAAGCCGGCTCTCTGAAGCTCCCCTTCAAAGCAAGCCCGTCTCAAACTGCGACGGCCGCCGATGCCTTcggaaaagaaaaattaaaaaaagcccCCGTtgccgcgccccccccccccccaacccgtcAGAGGCTCAGCTGTGTTGCTCTTCACCCCCGCAGTTTATCATAGAGGACATGAAGCAGCAGCAAACCAACAAGCACAGCAACCTGCACCGGGAGGACCAGCACATCAccgtggaggagctgtggaggggCTGGAAGACCTCCGAAGGTGCTGCCCCACACCCAAACACCCAAACACTCACTCTGCTCACTCCTGTAGCCTTTATTATAATCTGCTCGTGCTTCTCTTCCTTCACCACCTCCCGTCTTTGTCCAGTCCACAACTGGACCATGGAGGACACGGTGCAGTGGCTGAAAGACTCGGTGGAGCTGCCGCAGTATGAGAAGAACTTCCGGGACTTCCGGGTCACGGGGAACACCTTACCCAGGTCAGCCTGGCTCCTTGTCCGTCTCACAGACGTCTTCAGCGGCTATTAACGGTCTAAtgccgccccctgctggtcagcgGAGGAAGCGCACTCCAGTTATCAGGAATATTTGTCTGCAAACGCGCTTTAggtgttttaaaaacatttttacaactTTGTAATCAGGCTGATTTGAAGATAACATTTTCTTGCAGTTGAAAAAGACTTTAATCgactttttttctcttctacTGCATCCAGAATCGCTGCGAACGAGCCGTCCTTTATGTCCCAGCAGTTGAAGATATTGGACCAGCGGCACAAGCAGAAGCTCAACCTGAAGGCCCTGGACGCAGTGCTGTTTGGACCTCCTCTGCGTGAGTAGACGGGGTGTCTGGCGGCCCAAACTGAAGCCGCCGTCTCCTCCTGATCCCCGACATGTCCGCAGGTCCCCAACACAACTGGATGAAGGACTTTGTCCTGATGGTCTCCATTGTGATCGGCGTCGGCGGCTGCTGGTTCGCCTACGTGCAGAACAAGTCCAGCAAGGTGCACATCTCCCGGATGATGAAGGACCTGGACAGCCTGCAGCACGCCGAGCAAAGCCTGTTGGACCTGCAGGGCCGGTAGGAGGTGCAGCTGCCTCGGACTGACTGGAAAAGGTGGGGAAACGGCTGACGTTCCGCCTTTTCCCTTCCAGGCTCGAGAAGGCTCAGGAGGAGAACCGGACGGTGGCGGTGGAGaagcagaacctggagcagaagatgaaggacGAGATCACCGACGCCAAGCTGGAGGCGCACCGGCTGCGAGAGCTGCGGAAGGGCGCCGAGTGCGAGCTGAGCAGGCTGAAATACGCCGAGGAGGAACTCGTACAAGTAAATGGGAATTAGCctctttgttaaaaaaaaaaaaccctgatccGATTCTGATTCAACCCTGGCGTATGGCGCAGGTCCGGAAGGCCCTGAAGCGGGCGGAGAAGCAGATGCAGTCGGAGCGGTCGGTGCCGGAAGCCCTCCAGAAGTGGCTGCAGCTCACCCacgaggtggaggtgcagtacTACAACATCAAGAAGCAGAACGCCGAGTTTCAGCTGTACGTCGCCAAAGAGGAGGTAACCGTAGCAACAGCCCCGAACACGCCCGCGGccacggccgccgccgccgccggcttCGAGTCCCCGTCCCAacgcgtctcctcctcctttcaacCAGGCGGAGAAAatcaagaagaagaggagctccGTGTTCGGGACTCTTCACGTAGCTCACAGCTCCTCGCTGGACGAAGTGGACCACAAGATCCTGGAGGCCAAGTGAGGGACCCCGAGCTGCAGCGGCTCTTCCCGGCTTTGCCCTCGAACCTAACGTTTTTCCCTCCGCCCGTTGAAGgaaagctctgtcggaggtcACGGCGTGCCTGAGGGAGCGGCTGCATCGCTGGCAACAGATCGAGAAGCTCTGCAGCTTCCCCATCGTCAACAACCAGGGCCTGTCCAGCCTGACGGCCACCCTCTACTCGGACCACAGCTGGGTGGTGATGCCGCGGGTGGGCGTGCCGCCCTACCCCATCGCGGGCGGGGTGGACGACCTGGACGAGGACACGCCTCCCATCATTCCACAGTTCACATGTGAGTAGGGAGGTGCGGGGTGAGCGGCGTGGCCCCGGGGAGCCCTGACGTCTTCTCTGTCTCCCCAGCGACGGCGATGATGCGGCCCCCGCTGAcccggagcagcagcctgtgCCGCTCCCGCCGGAGCCTGCTGACCTCCACGCAGCCGGCGCTGATATCCGCCGACCCGGACCTGCTGTCCATGGCCGGATCGTCCCACTCCTATCGTCCGGAGGCGGACGGGGAACACGTGGTTTTCAGCTCCGACAGGCGAGGGTACGTAGCCGTagctgagggggcggggccggaCGAGGGGACGGTTCTCGGCGGTGACCCCCGTGTTCTGCTCTGACCTCAGGGAAG contains:
- the stim2b gene encoding stromal interaction molecule 2 isoform X1, translated to MSCIHRLLNALLRGLVIYAVLGSDWTHSTLHNRPADTTNVATTDPCLAVMPPCMSEADRFSLEALRHIHKQLDDDNDGGIEVNESVEFIIEDMKQQQTNKHSNLHREDQHITVEELWRGWKTSEVHNWTMEDTVQWLKDSVELPQYEKNFRDFRVTGNTLPRIAANEPSFMSQQLKILDQRHKQKLNLKALDAVLFGPPLRPQHNWMKDFVLMVSIVIGVGGCWFAYVQNKSSKVHISRMMKDLDSLQHAEQSLLDLQGRLEKAQEENRTVAVEKQNLEQKMKDEITDAKLEAHRLRELRKGAECELSRLKYAEEELVQVRKALKRAEKQMQSERSVPEALQKWLQLTHEVEVQYYNIKKQNAEFQLYVAKEEAEKIKKKRSSVFGTLHVAHSSSLDEVDHKILEAKKALSEVTACLRERLHRWQQIEKLCSFPIVNNQGLSSLTATLYSDHSWVVMPRVGVPPYPIAGGVDDLDEDTPPIIPQFTSTAMMRPPLTRSSSLCRSRRSLLTSTQPALISADPDLLSMAGSSHSYRPEADGEHVVFSSDRRGEAQEGCSDSDSLNSVGRKQLHGTFVLGSDAPYRKISREELLLFGQGAVLPAGGPLTRAANTSSSNSSSSGSLRDSTPPPLPPTPAATPCSPPSTSPSPSLEHHPFGSPDLPLAIPESQSMTFSKGGVASQTGKGTYNGILEKSYSFGQLPVSMLPKVGRNPSLTSLDSEGRSLGTDRKLQSASSQDSSDNGEKMRRSSSKLKSLFKKKK
- the stim2b gene encoding stromal interaction molecule 2 isoform X3 encodes the protein MAGKPQFIIEDMKQQQTNKHSNLHREDQHITVEELWRGWKTSEVHNWTMEDTVQWLKDSVELPQYEKNFRDFRVTGNTLPRIAANEPSFMSQQLKILDQRHKQKLNLKALDAVLFGPPLRPQHNWMKDFVLMVSIVIGVGGCWFAYVQNKSSKVHISRMMKDLDSLQHAEQSLLDLQGRLEKAQEENRTVAVEKQNLEQKMKDEITDAKLEAHRLRELRKGAECELSRLKYAEEELVQVRKALKRAEKQMQSERSVPEALQKWLQLTHEVEVQYYNIKKQNAEFQLYVAKEEAEKIKKKRSSVFGTLHVAHSSSLDEVDHKILEAKKALSEVTACLRERLHRWQQIEKLCSFPIVNNQGLSSLTATLYSDHSWVVMPRVGVPPYPIAGGVDDLDEDTPPIIPQFTSTAMMRPPLTRSSSLCRSRRSLLTSTQPALISADPDLLSMAGSSHSYRPEADGEHVVFSSDRRGEAQEGCSDSDSLNSVGRKQLHGTFVLGSDAPYRKISREELLLFGQGAVLPAGGPLTRAANTSSSNSSSSGSLRDSTPPPLPPTPAATPCSPPSTSPSPSLEHHPFGSPDLPLAIPESQSMTFSKGGVASQTGKGTYNGILEKSYSFGQLPVSMLPKVGRNPSLTSLDSEGRSLGTDRKLQSASSQDSSDNGEKMRRSSSKLKSLFKKKK
- the stim2b gene encoding stromal interaction molecule 2 isoform X4 encodes the protein MPPPAGQRRKRTPVIRNICLQTRFRIAANEPSFMSQQLKILDQRHKQKLNLKALDAVLFGPPLRPQHNWMKDFVLMVSIVIGVGGCWFAYVQNKSSKVHISRMMKDLDSLQHAEQSLLDLQGRLEKAQEENRTVAVEKQNLEQKMKDEITDAKLEAHRLRELRKGAECELSRLKYAEEELVQVRKALKRAEKQMQSERSVPEALQKWLQLTHEVEVQYYNIKKQNAEFQLYVAKEEAEKIKKKRSSVFGTLHVAHSSSLDEVDHKILEAKKALSEVTACLRERLHRWQQIEKLCSFPIVNNQGLSSLTATLYSDHSWVVMPRVGVPPYPIAGGVDDLDEDTPPIIPQFTSTAMMRPPLTRSSSLCRSRRSLLTSTQPALISADPDLLSMAGSSHSYRPEADGEHVVFSSDRRGEAQEGCSDSDSLNSVGRKQLHGTFVLGSDAPYRKISREELLLFGQGAVLPAGGPLTRAANTSSSNSSSSGSLRDSTPPPLPPTPAATPCSPPSTSPSPSLEHHPFGSPDLPLAIPESQSMTFSKGGVASQTGKGTYNGILEKSYSFGQLPVSMLPKVGRNPSLTSLDSEGRSLGTDRKLQSASSQDSSDNGEKMRRSSSKLKSLFKKKK
- the stim2b gene encoding stromal interaction molecule 2 isoform X2 encodes the protein MPPCMSEADRFSLEALRHIHKQLDDDNDGGIEVNESVEFIIEDMKQQQTNKHSNLHREDQHITVEELWRGWKTSEVHNWTMEDTVQWLKDSVELPQYEKNFRDFRVTGNTLPRIAANEPSFMSQQLKILDQRHKQKLNLKALDAVLFGPPLRPQHNWMKDFVLMVSIVIGVGGCWFAYVQNKSSKVHISRMMKDLDSLQHAEQSLLDLQGRLEKAQEENRTVAVEKQNLEQKMKDEITDAKLEAHRLRELRKGAECELSRLKYAEEELVQVRKALKRAEKQMQSERSVPEALQKWLQLTHEVEVQYYNIKKQNAEFQLYVAKEEAEKIKKKRSSVFGTLHVAHSSSLDEVDHKILEAKKALSEVTACLRERLHRWQQIEKLCSFPIVNNQGLSSLTATLYSDHSWVVMPRVGVPPYPIAGGVDDLDEDTPPIIPQFTSTAMMRPPLTRSSSLCRSRRSLLTSTQPALISADPDLLSMAGSSHSYRPEADGEHVVFSSDRRGEAQEGCSDSDSLNSVGRKQLHGTFVLGSDAPYRKISREELLLFGQGAVLPAGGPLTRAANTSSSNSSSSGSLRDSTPPPLPPTPAATPCSPPSTSPSPSLEHHPFGSPDLPLAIPESQSMTFSKGGVASQTGKGTYNGILEKSYSFGQLPVSMLPKVGRNPSLTSLDSEGRSLGTDRKLQSASSQDSSDNGEKMRRSSSKLKSLFKKKK